The following are encoded together in the Vigna unguiculata cultivar IT97K-499-35 chromosome 2, ASM411807v1, whole genome shotgun sequence genome:
- the LOC114174479 gene encoding protein MAIN-LIKE 1-like codes for MVRTRGNISRRGSNDAPESSRHGAARKRPTASARRRGQHEANVVEDDIVENEVPGVHREDEQVIYNDGGEFPGGPYDTSLLTQYQDHVARMIWDGQDRAVKVVSHIKKVKKLGRPHPAVAPFVLASGLLPLCDILYEYIDLGLVLGFVERWHPETNTFHLPIGEMTITLDDVSSLLHLSISGNFCSTENLEYEDSVQILTTLLGVDRAMACVELNQSRGAQVRLSWLRDLYHSCCENELWEFAARAYLLHLVGCTIFANKSATYVRTHYLELFRDLSTCRTYGWGVAALVHLYEQLGDASFANTKQLVGYLPLLQAWIYEHFPTLGRKQVRDTYVETEPRALRYVTGRAISAIADVRVQLDGLTYDGMIWNPYVAHRATRQLVTHSMFSGFLRVGTVVQRHLPERVLRQFGFIQPIPRPPSSVPMMDFEPNAVT; via the exons ATGGTGAGGACACGAGGAAATATATCTAGACGTGGTTCAAATGATGCACCCGAGAGTTCCAGACACGGTGCTGCACGAAAGAGACCGACAGCATCGGCTCGTAGAAGGGGTCAGCATGAGGCTAATGTCGTTGAGGATGACATTGTTGAGAATGAGGTTCCTGGCGTTCATCGGGAGGACGAGCAGGTCATTTATAACGATGGTGGAGAATTTCCTGGTGGGCCGTATGATACATCTTTATTGACGCAGTACCAGGATCATGTTGCACGCATGATATGGGATGGTCAG GATCGAGCTGTGAAAGTGGTCTcccatattaaaaaagttaagaaattagGACGTCCTCACCCTGCTGTTGCACCTTTTGTGTTAGCTTCTGGATTATTGCCTTTGTgcgatattttatatgaatatatcgATCTTGGGTTAGTATTGGGTTTCGTGGAGAGATGGCATCCCGAGACTAATACTTTTCATTTACCCATTGGGGAGATGACCATCACTTTGGATGACGTATCGTCACTTCTCCATCTTTCCATCAGTGGAAACTTTTGCTCCACTGAAAATCTGGAATATGAAGATTCTGTTCAGATTTTGACGACACTTCTTGGTGTTGACCGGGCCATGGCATGTGTGGAGCTGAATCAAAGTCGGGGTGCACAGGTCCGACTGAGCTGGTTGAGAGACTTGTATCACAGCTGTTGTGAAAACGAGCTATGGGAGTTTGCTGCACGTGCATATCTTTTGCACCTTGTAGGGTGCACTATATTTGCTAACAAAAGCGCCACCTATGTTCGTACACATTATCTCGAGCTATTTAGAGATCTTTCCACATGTCGTACATATGGTTGGGGAGTTGCTGCTCTTGTCCACTTATATGAGCAGCTAGGAGATGCCAGCTTTGCAAATACAAAGCAATTAGTTGGATATCTACCTCTTCTGCAG GCTTGGATATACGAGCACTTCCCTACATTGGGAAGGAAGCAAGTACGGGATACATATGTGGAGACCGAACCCCGTGCTCTACGTTATGTCACTGGACGCGCCATTTCCGCTATAGCTGATGTTAGAGTCCAGTTGGATGGCTTGACATATGATGGGATGATTTGGAACCCATATGTAGCACACAGAGCTACACGACAACTAGTAACACATAGCATGTTTTCTGGCTTCCTGAGGGTTGGGACCGTCGTACAACGTCATTTGCCTGAGCGTGTGTTGCGACAATTTGGCTTCATCCAGCCTATTCCACGACCGCCTAGTTCGGTTCCCATGATGGACTTTGAGCCTAACGCAGTTACTTAG